One Synechococcus sp. JA-2-3B'a(2-13) genomic window carries:
- a CDS encoding RNA-guided endonuclease InsQ/TnpB family protein, producing MQRLQAFKYELLPNGQQERQMRRFAGSCRFVYNKALALQKERHEQGQKKLGYAGLCQLLTAWRHSADTAWLADAPVHPLQQALQDLERAYSHFFAQRAGFPKFKKKGRSDSFRYPDPKQIQLDQANSRIFLPKLGWLRYRNSRDVVGKVKSVTVSKHAGKWFVSIQTEREVNWPIPQGGAVGMDMGIARLATLSDGTFYAPLNSFKRHEARLRKAQQALSRKVKFSNNWKKAKARLQRIHSQMANARRDFLHKVSTAICKSQAIVCIEDLRVRNMSKLAAGTADAPGKNVRAKSALNKAILDQGWYEFRCMLEYKLAWKGGRLIVVPPQNPSRTCPCCGHVSSDNRQTQAWFECVACGYENNADRGSGPEAFRGSGPEAFLVGAINILARGIQLLRDEGQDTADAAVGMRVGEPPVSARMACGSNCTGGRKQEPAETTAQGAIHA from the coding sequence GTGCAACGACTTCAAGCCTTCAAGTACGAATTGCTGCCCAACGGCCAGCAGGAACGGCAGATGCGCCGCTTTGCTGGCTCCTGCCGGTTCGTCTACAACAAAGCACTGGCGTTGCAGAAGGAGCGTCACGAGCAAGGTCAGAAAAAGCTAGGCTATGCGGGCCTGTGCCAGCTGCTCACCGCGTGGCGCCACAGCGCAGATACGGCGTGGCTGGCGGATGCGCCGGTGCATCCGCTGCAACAGGCGCTCCAGGATTTGGAGCGAGCCTACAGCCACTTCTTCGCCCAGCGCGCCGGCTTCCCGAAGTTCAAGAAAAAAGGCCGGTCGGACAGTTTCCGTTATCCCGACCCCAAGCAAATCCAGCTGGACCAGGCCAACAGCCGCATCTTTCTGCCCAAACTTGGCTGGCTGCGTTATCGCAACAGCCGCGACGTGGTGGGCAAGGTCAAGAGCGTCACCGTATCCAAGCACGCTGGCAAGTGGTTCGTGTCGATTCAGACCGAGCGGGAGGTTAATTGGCCTATTCCGCAGGGGGGCGCAGTGGGCATGGACATGGGCATTGCCCGCTTGGCTACCCTCTCGGACGGCACGTTCTACGCGCCCCTCAACAGCTTCAAGCGGCACGAGGCGCGCTTGCGCAAGGCCCAGCAAGCGCTCTCCCGCAAAGTCAAGTTCAGCAACAACTGGAAGAAGGCAAAAGCCCGCCTCCAGCGTATTCATTCTCAGATGGCCAACGCCCGCCGCGACTTCCTGCACAAGGTCTCGACCGCGATTTGCAAAAGCCAGGCAATCGTGTGCATCGAGGACTTGCGGGTGCGGAATATGTCCAAGTTGGCGGCAGGGACAGCAGATGCTCCTGGGAAGAACGTCCGCGCCAAGTCAGCGTTAAACAAAGCCATTCTCGACCAGGGGTGGTATGAGTTCCGCTGCATGCTGGAGTACAAGCTGGCCTGGAAAGGTGGCAGGCTCATTGTCGTGCCGCCGCAGAACCCGAGCCGCACCTGTCCATGTTGCGGCCATGTTTCATCAGACAACCGCCAGACCCAAGCCTGGTTCGAGTGCGTGGCGTGCGGCTATGAGAATAACGCCGATCGCGGCAGCGGGCCGGAGGCCTTTCGCGGCAGCGGGCCGGAGGCCTTTCTGGTCGGTGCCATCAACATCCTTGCTCGCGGGATACAGCTGTTGCGAGACGAAGGGCAGGACACGGCCGACGCTGCGGTCGGGATGCGGGTGGGTGAACCACCCGTGTCAGCCCGGATGGCCTGTGGATCGAACTGCACGGGCGGTCGGAAGCAGGAACCCGCCGAGACGACTGCGCAAGGAGCCATCCATGCGTAG
- a CDS encoding PP2C family protein-serine/threonine phosphatase, with the protein MTTILIVDDDPTIRLVLKRSLERQGYTVEMASNGSEGLEQAHLLVPGLIICDWMMPDMDGLEVCRRIKADPKFSTTFFILLTARTEVEDRIQGLDAGADEFLSKPIDPNELRARVRAGLRLHQLSYDLQQQTARLRAELAEAASYVRSLLPEPAYFPDCKVTLEWRFLPSQELGGDSFNYHWLDEEHLAIYLLDVSGHGVGSALLSVSVMNQLRTQGLADADPRQPDAVLRALNHSFQMGSHHEMYFTLWYGVYQPGSRLLSFASAGHPPALLIQGQDSLLLKTANLPIGILPDLTFQRDQVRIPENSHLYLFSDGVYEVINPQREIWGLDNLIALLSKGAGNSLDQVIHQAQSFQGRTDFEDDFSLLRISFG; encoded by the coding sequence ATGACGACCATTTTGATTGTCGACGACGATCCGACGATTCGGCTGGTGTTGAAGCGATCCCTGGAACGACAGGGCTACACCGTGGAGATGGCCAGCAACGGTTCCGAGGGGCTGGAGCAAGCCCACCTGCTGGTGCCGGGGCTGATCATCTGTGACTGGATGATGCCGGACATGGATGGGCTGGAGGTTTGCCGACGCATCAAAGCCGATCCCAAGTTTTCCACGACGTTTTTTATTTTGCTCACCGCCCGCACTGAGGTGGAAGACCGCATCCAGGGCCTGGATGCCGGAGCAGATGAGTTTCTAAGCAAGCCCATCGACCCCAATGAGTTGCGGGCACGTGTGCGAGCCGGATTACGCTTGCACCAGCTCAGCTATGACCTGCAGCAGCAAACGGCCAGGTTACGGGCAGAATTGGCCGAGGCGGCCAGCTATGTGCGTTCTCTCCTGCCGGAGCCGGCCTATTTTCCCGACTGCAAAGTGACCCTCGAGTGGCGCTTTTTGCCCTCCCAGGAATTGGGGGGAGATTCGTTTAACTATCATTGGCTGGATGAGGAACACCTGGCCATCTATCTGCTGGATGTGTCGGGGCATGGGGTGGGATCCGCTCTGTTGTCGGTGTCGGTGATGAACCAGTTGCGCACTCAAGGCTTGGCCGATGCCGATCCCCGCCAGCCGGACGCGGTCTTGCGCGCCCTCAACCACTCTTTTCAAATGGGATCCCACCATGAGATGTACTTCACCCTTTGGTACGGGGTTTACCAGCCGGGATCCCGTCTGCTCTCTTTTGCCAGTGCCGGCCACCCACCTGCCCTGCTCATCCAGGGTCAGGATTCGCTCCTGCTGAAGACTGCCAACTTGCCCATTGGCATTTTGCCCGACCTCACTTTTCAAAGGGATCAGGTGCGGATCCCCGAGAACAGCCATCTCTACCTGTTCAGTGATGGAGTTTACGAAGTCATAAACCCCCAGAGAGAAATCTGGGGGCTGGACAATTTGATAGCCCTGCTGAGCAAGGGCGCTGGCAATAGTTTGGATCAGGTGATCCATCAGGCCCAATCCTTTCAGGGGCGGACGGACTTTGAGGATGATTTCTCCCTGCTCCGGATCAGCTTTGGTTAG